The Vibrio agarivorans genome contains the following window.
GCACCTTCTGGTGTGCGCTTAAAACGGACAAGTTGACCTTGGCGCAGGCGACTCAGTGGTTGATCGTCACCCTCGATACGCACTAACGTGTTTAAGTCAGCCATGGGGAACCCTTGATTGCGGAAGATCTTTGCAAGAGTATCGCCTTGTTTGACGGTGTAATCTTGCCACGCAGGCTCTGCTGCTTGAGTGGTACTTGCTTGTTCTCTTGTACTTAAGCTTTGAGTATTGATTGGAATTTCAATTCGACTGGTCGACGCGCTCTGTACCGAAGTTTCTGATGTTGATCCCCCGCCTGACGGCAACAAAAGCAAAATGAGCACGACTGGGACCAATACCATAAGGATACGTCGGTGTAACTGAGGTAAGCGCATCCAAACAGGCTCGACACGATCGCGAACTGACGTAAAGGCCACCCGCCAATCAAAGGCGTGGAACTGCTTTTTCACTGATTCAAGTGGATCTTGTTGTTGGCGCTTTTTGCGACGACGATTCATCCCATCTTTCCCTAAAAATACCGTCAAACCGACTCGGCTTATAGACAAACAGTATATCGAAAGATAATCCCTAAAGTCACCTCTGATAGTTTGAACTTAGCACTGTTTCACGCTTGATTGACACAAGATACCTGTTATCCTTTTCGGTTCAACTAACAAAGAGAGTGACAGAATGTCTGAAGTTAAATTTGAAACTGTAGAGCAAAAAGCAAGCTACGGTATCGGTCTTCAAATGGGCCAACAACTAGCTGGTTCAGGTCTAGAAGGTCTAAACGTTGACGCAATCGCTGCTGGTATCGCAACGGCACTAACAGGCGATATGCCAGCAATCGAAGTTGATGAAATCAACAACGCACTTCAAGAGCTTCACACTCGCGTTGAAGCCGCTCGCCAAGAAGCAGCTAAAGCTGCTGCAGCTGACGGTGAAGCGTTCCTTAAAGATAACGCTCTTCGCTCAGAAGTAACGGTTCTTGAATCTGGTCTTCAATATGAGATCATCACAGAAGGTACAGGTGAAATCCCAACTTCTGACAAGCAAGTTCGCGTTCACTACCACGGTGAGCTAACTGACGGTACAGTATTCGACAGCTCAGTATCTCGCGGCCAACCAGCAGAGTTCCCAGTAACGGGTGTTATCAAAGGTTGGGTTGAAGCACTACAACTAATGCCTGTAGGCTCTAAGTGGAAACTATACATTCCTCAAGACCTAGCATACGGTGAGCGCGGCGCTGGCGCTGCTATCCCTCCGTTTGCTGCTCTAGTGTTCGAAGTAGAGCTACTAGACATCCTGTAATTAAGCAGATGGTTTTATTTAAGCGACGCAACTGCGTCGCTTTTTTTTGTCTAAACTATAGGAACAACAAAAACGAAAACGTTATCGTCAGACCAAACTCAATAAGGCGAAAGCCGCTCAAGGAGAGACCATGAAAGCAACAAGCCTCGTTTGTACTTCTCTACTCATATTTTCTTCAAGCAGTTTTGCTTTTCTCGATTCACTCGACAGCAGTGACACAGAGAGTGCAAATGACTTAATGGGAATGGCATCCAGTGCGATGTCTGACTCCGCATCATCACCACTATCCGATTTACTCTCTAGTCAACTTTCAGTGTCACCCGAACAGGCTGCGACAGGTTCAGGCGCACTATTATCACTTGCTCAAAGTCAACTGTCATCGGATAACAGCAGTGAGCTAATGTCACTGATACCGGGGCTCTCGGAGATGGGGGGCGTTTCAAGTATGCTCGGCTCGATAGAAAATCTAGATGCTGTAACAAGCGTATTTGAAGCCGTAGGCTTAGACGCTTCAATGGTGACTCAGTTTGCGCCGGTCATTCTCGGTTACTTAACCGATCAAGGTGCAAGTGAAGGGCTACTTAGCTCTCTGGGGAGTTTGTGGCAGTAAGTATCAACTTATTTAAGGGCGGGAATCGTATTCAAGGACAGACAAAAGATACAAAAAAGCCGAGCATTATATGCTCGGCTTTTTAGCTAAACGAAACTGAGATTACTCAGCAGCAGCTTCTTCAGATGCTTCAGGGCGATCTACAAGCTCAATGTAAGCCATTGGAGCTTTATCACCAGCACGGAAGCCAGCTTTTAGGATACGAGTGTAACCGCCCTGACGAGCAGCAAAACGTGGACCTAATTCGTTAAATAGTTTTGCAACTACTTCGTTATCACGAGTACGTGCAAATGCTAGACGACGGTTAGCAACACTGTCAGTCTTAGCTAGTGTAATCAAAGGCTCAACTACGCGACGTAGCTCTTTTGCTTTTGGCAAAGTAGTCTTGATAACTTCATGACGTACTAGAGAGCTAGCCATATTGCTGAACATCGCTTTGCGATGTGAGCTGTTGCGGTTGAGTTGACGACCACTCTTACGATGGCGCATGACCTAATCCTTCTAACTAGTATCGATTAATCTTCAGCGATAGACGCTGGTGGCCAGTTTTCTAGGCGCATGCCCAGAGAAAGACCACGTGATGCAAGTACGTCTTTAATCTCAGTAAGAGATTTTTTACCAAGGTTAGGCGTTTTAAGTAGCTCAACCTCAGTGCGCTGTACAAGATCACCGATGTAGTGAATCGCTTCTGCTTTCAAACAGTTAGCAGAGCGAACTGTTAGTTCAAGATCGTCTACAGGACGCAGTAGGATCGGATCGAATTCTGGCTTCTCTTCCTTCTCCTCAGGTACACGTACATCACGAAGATCTACGAACGCATCCAATTGCTCAGCAAGAATTGTTGCTGCGCGACGGATTGCTTCCTCAGGTTCAAGAGTACCGTTCGTTTCCATATCGATAACAAGCTTGTCCAAGTCAGTACGCTGTTCAACACGAGCTGCTTCAACCGCGTAGGCAATTTTGTCTACTGGGCTGTAAGTCGCGTCTACAAGCAAACGACCAATTGGACGCTCATCTTCTTCGGTATGAATACGAGCTGAAGCTGGAACGTAACCACGACCACGTTCTACTTTGATACGCATAGCGATCTCAGCATTGTCATCCGTTAAGTGACAAATTACGTGTTCAGGGTTTACGATCTCTACATCACCATCATGGGTGATGTCACCTGCAACCACAGGGCCTGAGCCTGATTTGTTCAACGTAATAAACACTTCATCTTTGCCTTCGGCAACGCGAACAGCAAGACCTTTAAGGTTAAGAAGAACTTCAAGAATATCTTCCTGAACACCTTCTTTAGTGCTGTATTCGTGTAGTACGCCTTCAATCTCTACTTCAGTGACAGCACAACCTGGCATAGAAGATAGTAGAATACGGCGAAGTGCATTACCAAGAGTATGGCCAAAACCACGCTCTAATGGCTCAAGAGTTACTTTTGCGTGAGTCGTGCTGATTTGTTCGATATCAACAAGACGTGGCTTAAGAAATTCTGTTACAGAACCCTGCATTGTGTCCTCTCTTTAGTTTAAACCTTACTTAGAGTAAAGCTCGACGATCAATTGTTCGTTGATGTCAGCAGATAGATCTGAACGCTCAGGCATACGCTTGAATGTACCTTCCATCTTACCAGCATCTACTTCAATCCAAGTTGGTTTTTCACGTTGTTCAGCAACTTCTAGAGCCGCTTTAACACGAGCTTGCTTTTTAGCTTTCTCGCGAATAGAAACAACGTCGTTAGCCGCAACTTTGAAAGAAGGAACATTTACAACGTTACCGTTAACTAGGATAGCTTTGTGGCTAACTAGCTGACGAGATTCAGCGCGAGTAGCACCAAAGCCCATACGGTAAACTACGTTGTCTAGACGACCTTCTAGAAGCTGAAGCAGGTTCTCACCTGTGTTGCCTTTAAGACGTGCAGCATCTTTGTAGTAGTTACGGAATTGTTTTTCTAGAACGCCGTAGATACGACGAACTTTTTGCTTCTCACGAAGCTGAACGCCATACTCAGATAGACGACCGCGACGAGCGCCGTGTACACCTGGTGCGTTATCAATTTTACACTTGGTATCGATCGCGCGTACACCAGACTTAAGGAATAAGTCAGTACCTTCGCGACGGCTAAGCTTCAGCTTAGGACCCAAATATCTTGCCATGATTCTTCTCCAATTATCCTAGAAACGTTATACGCGACGTTTCTTAGGTGGACGACAACCGTTATGAGGGATTGGTGTAGCATCAACAATGTTTGTGATGCGGTAACCAGCTGCATTCAGAGCGCGAACAGTAGATTCACGACCTGGACCAGGACCCTTAACCATAACTTCCAAGTTCTTTAGACCGTATTCTTTAGCCATTTCAGCACAACGCTCAGCAGCAACCTGTGCAGCGAACGGAGTAGACTTACGAGAACCACGGAAACCTGAACCACCTGCAGTAGCCCATGCTAGAGCGTTACCTTGACGGTCAGTAATAGTTACGATTGTGTTATTAAAAGAAGCATGGATGTGCGCAACACCGTCTGCAACTTGTTTGCGAACGCGTTTACGCGCGCGAGTTGGTTGTTTAGCCATTGTACTCTACCTTCCCGATTATTTCTTGATCGGCTTACGCGGACCCTTGCGGGTGCGAGCGTTGGTTTTAGTACGCTGTCCACGTAGTGGTAGACTGCGACGATGACGAAGACCACGGTAACAGCCAAGGTCCATAAGACGCTTGATGTTCATAGATACTTCACGACGTAGATCACCTTCTACAGTGTATTTAGCTACACCATCACGCAGTTGATCGATCTGTTCATCAGATAGTTCACTGATCTTAACATCTTCAGCAATACCCACTTCAGCTAGAATAGCTTGAGAGCGAGTCTTACCGATGCCGTAAATCGCAGTAAGCGCGATTACAGCATGTTTTTGATCAGGAATGTTAATGCCTGCTATACGGGCCATTATTCACTCCTAGTGTTTCATAAAAGAATTAGCCGCAGCAAAGCCCGTTATGGATACGCTGCGGGATACTACTTCTTTTGCACGCAAAAGGTAGGGCGAGTAATATACTCGTCACTACCTCACATTTCAAGTAAAAATTTCTGCTAATTAGCCTTGGCGCTGTTTGTGCTTTGGCTCACTGCAAATCACGCGAACAACACCGTTGCGCTTGATTACTTTACAGTTACGGCAGATTTTTTTAACGGAAGCACGAACTTTCATTGCTAAACTCCGTAATTGAACTCTGAAGTTACCGCCGAATTAACGGCCGTAACCTTTCAGATTCGCTTTTTTCAACACAGAATCATATTGTTGTGACATCATATGAGTCTGTACCTGTGCCATAAAGTCCATAATAACAACTACTACGATTAGTAGAGATGTACCGCCGAAGTAGAAACGTACGTTCCACGCGACCATCATGAACTCGGGAATCAGACATATAAAGGTAATGTATAACGCACCCGCTAGGGTTAAACGCGTCATGACTTTATCAATATATTTAGCTGTCTGCTCGCCTGGGCGGATACCGGGTACGAATGCACCTGACTTCTTCAAGTTATCTGCTGTCTCACGCGGGTTGAAAACCAACGCCGTGTAGAAGAAACAGAAGAAGATAATTGCTGCAGCATAAAGCATAACATACAACGGCTGACCTGGGCTAAGTGCTAATGACACGTCAGTTAACCAACCGAACGCGCTGCTCTCACCGTTTTGACCAAACCATTGAGCTAATGTTCCTGGGAACAAAATAATGCTCGATGCGAAGATTGCAGGAATTACACCAGCCATATTAATTTTCAATGGCAAGTGAGTGCTTTGTGCTGCAAATACCTTACGACCTTGTTGACGCTTCGCATAGTTAACAACGATTCGACGTTGACCACGCTCCATGAAAACAACGAAGTAGATAACAGCAAAAGCTAATACTGCAATCAACAACAGAAGAAGTACATGCAATTCACCTTGACGCGCCTGCTCGATTGTTTGACCGATTGCCGATGGCAATCCAGCAACAATACCTGCAAAAATCAGAATGGAAATACCATTACCGATTCCACGCTCTGTAATTTGTTCACCTAACCACATCAAGAACATGGTACCGGTTACTAAACTTACGGTAGCAATTAGCGTAAACATGGTTTGGTTGATAACAACCAGATTATTGACCATGTTTGGTAGGCCAGTTGCAATACCAATAGCTTGGAATGTTGCAAGTACAAGCGTGCCGTAGCGTGTATATTGGCTTATCTTACGACGGCCAGCTTCACCCTCTTTCTTGAGTTCAGCTAACGCTGGGTGAACTACAGTAAGCAGTTGGACAACAATCGAAGCCGAAATATACGGCATGATGCCCAACGCAAATATAGATGCACGCTCAAGAGCACCACCGGAGAACATGTTAAACATTTCAACGATGGTACCTTTTTGCTGTTCGAACAAATCGGCAAGTACAGCCGCATCAATACCAGGCAGTGGTACGAAAGAGCCGGCGCGGAATACAATAAGAGCCCCTAATACGAATAGAAGACGCGACTTCAACTCCGCTAATCCATTTTTCGCACTACTAAAATCTTGTCCTGGTTTTTTAGCCATCTGTACCTTTCCTAACGAAGATTATTCTTCGATTTTACCGCCAGCAGCTTCGATTGCAGCTTTAGCGCCTTTTGTCACGCGTAGACCTTTAACAGTCACAGCTTTGTTGATTTCACCAGAAAGAACAACTTTAACGAATTCGATGTTCTTAGTGATGATGTTAGCTGCTTTAAGGCTGTTAAGATCAACTACGTCACCTGTTACTTTCGCTAGCTCAGCTAGACGAACTTCAGCAGACACTAGGCTCTTACGAGAAGTGAAACCGAATTTAGGTAGACGTTGTTTAAGAGGCATTTGACCGCCTTCAAAACCTGGACGAACTGAACCGCCAGAACGTGACTTTTGACCTTTGTGACCACGGCCACCTGTTTTACCAAGGCCAGAACCGATACCACGACCTACGCGCTTCTTAGAAGGCTTAGAACCCGCAGCCGGTGATAGAGTATTCAAACGCATTCTGATTACTCCTCAACTTTAACCATGTAGAAAACCTTGTTGATCATGCCGCGAACTGCAGGCGTGTCTTCAAGTTCTACTGTGTGGTTGATTTTACGAAGGCCAAGACCTTTCAAGCACAGTTTGTGCTTAGGTAGGCGACCAATTGAGCTTTTAGTTTGAGTTACTTTAATAGTTGCCATTGTGTTCTTACTCCGAAATAGATTCAACAGTTAGACCACGTTTAGCAGCAACCATTTCTGGCGACTTCACGCTACCTAGTGCATCGATCGTTGCACGAACGATGTTGATAGGGTTCGTAGAACCGTATGCTTTAGATAGTACGTTGTGTACACCAGCAACTTCAAGAACTGCACGCATCGCACCACCTGCGATAACACCAGTACCTTCAGCAGCAGGCTGCATGTAAACTTTAGAGCCCGAGTGGCGACCTTTCACCGGGTGGTGAAGTGTGCCTTCGTTAAGCGCGATCGTAGTCATATTACGACGTGCTTTTTCCATTGCTTTTTGAATCGCTGCAGGTACTTCACGAGCTTTGCCGTAACCGAAACCTACGCGACCGTTACCGTCACCAACTACTGTTAGTGCAGTAAAGCTCATGATTCGACCGCCTTTAACCGTTTTTGATACACGGTTAACAGCGATTAGCTTTTCTTGCAAATCATTCGCTTGAACTTGTTGTTCTTTAGCCATCTTCCAACCCTACCTTAGAATTTCAGACCAGCTTCGCGAGCAGCTTCTGCTAGCGCAGCCACACGGCCGTGGTATTGGAAACCAGAGCGATCGAATGCAACAGCAGAAACGCCTTTTTCAAGAGCGCGCTCAGCAACAGCTTTACCTACTGCTTTAGCTGCATCGATGTTACCAGTGTATTTCAATTGCTCACGGATCGCTTTTTCTACAGTAGAAGCAGCTGCGATAACCTCAGAGCCGTTTGCCGCGATAACTTGTGCGTAAACGTGGCGAGGAGTACGGTGTACTACCAGGCGAGTTGCACCAAGTTCTGCAATCTTACGACGTGCGCGTGTAGCACGACGGATGCGAGATGCTTTCTTATCCATAGTGTTACCTTACTTCTTCTTAGCTTCTTTAGTACGCACATTTTCATCTGCGTAACGAACACCTTTACCTTTATAAGGCTCAGGCTCACGGTAAGAACGAATGTCAGCCGCAACTTGACCAACTGCTTGCTTATCGCAACCAGTGATAACAATTTCAGTTTGGCTTGGACACTCTGCTTTGATACCTTCTGGAAGTTCGTGCTCTACTGGGTGAGAGAAGCCTAGAGTTAGAGCTACAGAGTTGCCTTTGATAGCAGCACGGTAACCTACACCCTTAAGTGTTAGCTTCTTAGTGAACCCTTCAGTAACACCAACAACCATGTTGTTAACTAGAGCGCGAGCAGTACCTGCTTGAGCCCATGCGTTAGCAACACCTTCTTTAGGACCAAAAGTAAGGTTGTTTTCTTCCTGAGCGATAACTACTGCGTCGTTAAGAACGCGAGAAAGTTCGCCTTTAGCACCTTTTACAGTAACTTCTTGGCCGTTTAGTTTCACCTCTACGCCAGCTGGAATAGCGACAGGTGCTTTAGCAACACGAGACATATTCTACTCCTATTACGCTACGTAGCAGATGATTTCACCACCAAGACCTGCTTTGCGAGCAGCGCGGTCTGACATAAGACCCTTGGAAGTTGAAACAACAGCAACACCAAGGCCACCCATTACAGAAGGAAGTTGATCTTTCTTCTTGTAAACGCGCAGACCTGGACGAGAAACACGTTTAAGTTGCTCGATAACTGGTTTAGCTTGGAAGTACTTAAGAGTAACTTCTAGCTCAGGTTTAACTTCGCCTTCAACAGCGAAATCTACGATGTAACCTTCAGCTTTAAGTAGTGCAGCAATTGCAACTTTAAGCTTTGAAGAAGGCATTTTAACAGCAACTTTATTTGCTGCTTGACCGTTACGAATACGGGTCAGCATATCCGAAATCGGATCTTGCATGCTCATATGATTTACTCCAAATGATTAAGTGGCAATTACCAGCTAGCCTTACGAAGTCCAGGAATCTCGCCTTTCATGCAAGCTTCACGAACTTTAATACGGCTTAGACCGAACTTACGTAGGTAACCGTGTGGACGACCAGTTTGGTTACAACGGTTGCGCTGACGTGACGCACTTGAATCACGTGGAAGAGATTGCAGTGTAAGAACCGCATTCCAACGATCTTCTTCTGATGCATTTACATCGCTAATGATAGCTTTAAGAGCAGCACGCTTCTCAGCGAACTTAGCTACTAGCTTCGCACGCTTTGCTTCACGTGCTTTCATTGAATTTTTAGCCATAACAGTAACCCTTCACCTTACTTACGGAATGGGAAGTTAAAGGCAGCCAGCAGAGCACGGCCTTCCGCATCAGTACCAGCAGACGTCGTTACAGTGATGTCTAGACCGCGTACTCGATCAACTTTATCAAAGTCGATTTCCGGAAAGATGATTTGCTCGCGAACGCCCATGCTGTAGTTACCGCGTCCGTCAAAAGACTTAGCGCTAACACCACGGAAGTCACGTACACGTGGAAGAGCGATGTTAATCAAACGCTCAAGAAAATCCCACATACGTTCGCCACGCAAGGTTACTTTACAACCGATTGGGTAGCCTTCACGAATTTTGAAACCTGCAACAGATTTACGCGCTTTAGTGATAAGTGGCTTTTGACCAGAGATCGTTGCCATATCCGCAGCTGCGTTTTCTAGAAGTTTCTTATCGTTGATTGCTTCACCTACACCCATGTTAAGGGTGATCTTTTCGATTCTAGGGACTTGCATGACGCTTGTGTAGCCGAACTCTTTGGTAAGCTCAGCGACTACAGACGACTTGTAGTAATCATGCAGTTTCGCCATAGTAGAACTCCAAATTACTTCTATTAATTAGTTAGAAATGGTTTCGCCGTTAGACTTAAAGAAACGAACTTTCTTACCGTCTTCAATACGGAAACCAATACGGTCAGCTTTACCAGTAGCTGCGTTGAAGATAGCCACGTTAGAAGCGTCGATTGCTGCTTCCTGCTCTACGATACCG
Protein-coding sequences here:
- a CDS encoding LysM-like peptidoglycan-binding domain-containing protein yields the protein MNRRRKKRQQQDPLESVKKQFHAFDWRVAFTSVRDRVEPVWMRLPQLHRRILMVLVPVVLILLLLPSGGGSTSETSVQSASTSRIEIPINTQSLSTREQASTTQAAEPAWQDYTVKQGDTLAKIFRNQGFPMADLNTLVRIEGDDQPLSRLRQGQLVRFKRTPEGALDIIQLDSPQGAVIFFRLSDGGFGRSK
- a CDS encoding FKBP-type peptidyl-prolyl cis-trans isomerase; amino-acid sequence: MSEVKFETVEQKASYGIGLQMGQQLAGSGLEGLNVDAIAAGIATALTGDMPAIEVDEINNALQELHTRVEAARQEAAKAAAADGEAFLKDNALRSEVTVLESGLQYEIITEGTGEIPTSDKQVRVHYHGELTDGTVFDSSVSRGQPAEFPVTGVIKGWVEALQLMPVGSKWKLYIPQDLAYGERGAGAAIPPFAALVFEVELLDIL
- a CDS encoding DUF2780 domain-containing protein; the protein is MKATSLVCTSLLIFSSSSFAFLDSLDSSDTESANDLMGMASSAMSDSASSPLSDLLSSQLSVSPEQAATGSGALLSLAQSQLSSDNSSELMSLIPGLSEMGGVSSMLGSIENLDAVTSVFEAVGLDASMVTQFAPVILGYLTDQGASEGLLSSLGSLWQ
- the rplQ gene encoding 50S ribosomal protein L17 produces the protein MRHRKSGRQLNRNSSHRKAMFSNMASSLVRHEVIKTTLPKAKELRRVVEPLITLAKTDSVANRRLAFARTRDNEVVAKLFNELGPRFAARQGGYTRILKAGFRAGDKAPMAYIELVDRPEASEEAAAE
- a CDS encoding DNA-directed RNA polymerase subunit alpha codes for the protein MQGSVTEFLKPRLVDIEQISTTHAKVTLEPLERGFGHTLGNALRRILLSSMPGCAVTEVEIEGVLHEYSTKEGVQEDILEVLLNLKGLAVRVAEGKDEVFITLNKSGSGPVVAGDITHDGDVEIVNPEHVICHLTDDNAEIAMRIKVERGRGYVPASARIHTEEDERPIGRLLVDATYSPVDKIAYAVEAARVEQRTDLDKLVIDMETNGTLEPEEAIRRAATILAEQLDAFVDLRDVRVPEEKEEKPEFDPILLRPVDDLELTVRSANCLKAEAIHYIGDLVQRTEVELLKTPNLGKKSLTEIKDVLASRGLSLGMRLENWPPASIAED
- the rpsD gene encoding 30S ribosomal protein S4; protein product: MARYLGPKLKLSRREGTDLFLKSGVRAIDTKCKIDNAPGVHGARRGRLSEYGVQLREKQKVRRIYGVLEKQFRNYYKDAARLKGNTGENLLQLLEGRLDNVVYRMGFGATRAESRQLVSHKAILVNGNVVNVPSFKVAANDVVSIREKAKKQARVKAALEVAEQREKPTWIEVDAGKMEGTFKRMPERSDLSADINEQLIVELYSK
- the rpsK gene encoding 30S ribosomal protein S11, with amino-acid sequence MAKQPTRARKRVRKQVADGVAHIHASFNNTIVTITDRQGNALAWATAGGSGFRGSRKSTPFAAQVAAERCAEMAKEYGLKNLEVMVKGPGPGRESTVRALNAAGYRITNIVDATPIPHNGCRPPKKRRV
- the rpsM gene encoding 30S ribosomal protein S13, producing MARIAGINIPDQKHAVIALTAIYGIGKTRSQAILAEVGIAEDVKISELSDEQIDQLRDGVAKYTVEGDLRREVSMNIKRLMDLGCYRGLRHRRSLPLRGQRTKTNARTRKGPRKPIKK
- the rpmJ gene encoding 50S ribosomal protein L36, producing MKVRASVKKICRNCKVIKRNGVVRVICSEPKHKQRQG
- the secY gene encoding preprotein translocase subunit SecY, which produces MAKKPGQDFSSAKNGLAELKSRLLFVLGALIVFRAGSFVPLPGIDAAVLADLFEQQKGTIVEMFNMFSGGALERASIFALGIMPYISASIVVQLLTVVHPALAELKKEGEAGRRKISQYTRYGTLVLATFQAIGIATGLPNMVNNLVVINQTMFTLIATVSLVTGTMFLMWLGEQITERGIGNGISILIFAGIVAGLPSAIGQTIEQARQGELHVLLLLLIAVLAFAVIYFVVFMERGQRRIVVNYAKRQQGRKVFAAQSTHLPLKINMAGVIPAIFASSIILFPGTLAQWFGQNGESSAFGWLTDVSLALSPGQPLYVMLYAAAIIFFCFFYTALVFNPRETADNLKKSGAFVPGIRPGEQTAKYIDKVMTRLTLAGALYITFICLIPEFMMVAWNVRFYFGGTSLLIVVVVIMDFMAQVQTHMMSQQYDSVLKKANLKGYGR
- the rplO gene encoding 50S ribosomal protein L15; this encodes MRLNTLSPAAGSKPSKKRVGRGIGSGLGKTGGRGHKGQKSRSGGSVRPGFEGGQMPLKQRLPKFGFTSRKSLVSAEVRLAELAKVTGDVVDLNSLKAANIITKNIEFVKVVLSGEINKAVTVKGLRVTKGAKAAIEAAGGKIEE
- the rpmD gene encoding 50S ribosomal protein L30, which translates into the protein MATIKVTQTKSSIGRLPKHKLCLKGLGLRKINHTVELEDTPAVRGMINKVFYMVKVEE
- the rpsE gene encoding 30S ribosomal protein S5: MAKEQQVQANDLQEKLIAVNRVSKTVKGGRIMSFTALTVVGDGNGRVGFGYGKAREVPAAIQKAMEKARRNMTTIALNEGTLHHPVKGRHSGSKVYMQPAAEGTGVIAGGAMRAVLEVAGVHNVLSKAYGSTNPINIVRATIDALGSVKSPEMVAAKRGLTVESISE
- the rplR gene encoding 50S ribosomal protein L18; the protein is MDKKASRIRRATRARRKIAELGATRLVVHRTPRHVYAQVIAANGSEVIAAASTVEKAIREQLKYTGNIDAAKAVGKAVAERALEKGVSAVAFDRSGFQYHGRVAALAEAAREAGLKF
- the rplF gene encoding 50S ribosomal protein L6 translates to MSRVAKAPVAIPAGVEVKLNGQEVTVKGAKGELSRVLNDAVVIAQEENNLTFGPKEGVANAWAQAGTARALVNNMVVGVTEGFTKKLTLKGVGYRAAIKGNSVALTLGFSHPVEHELPEGIKAECPSQTEIVITGCDKQAVGQVAADIRSYREPEPYKGKGVRYADENVRTKEAKKK
- the rpsH gene encoding 30S ribosomal protein S8, with amino-acid sequence MSMQDPISDMLTRIRNGQAANKVAVKMPSSKLKVAIAALLKAEGYIVDFAVEGEVKPELEVTLKYFQAKPVIEQLKRVSRPGLRVYKKKDQLPSVMGGLGVAVVSTSKGLMSDRAARKAGLGGEIICYVA
- the rpsN gene encoding 30S ribosomal protein S14, with the protein product MAKNSMKAREAKRAKLVAKFAEKRAALKAIISDVNASEEDRWNAVLTLQSLPRDSSASRQRNRCNQTGRPHGYLRKFGLSRIKVREACMKGEIPGLRKASW
- the rplE gene encoding 50S ribosomal protein L5, whose protein sequence is MAKLHDYYKSSVVAELTKEFGYTSVMQVPRIEKITLNMGVGEAINDKKLLENAAADMATISGQKPLITKARKSVAGFKIREGYPIGCKVTLRGERMWDFLERLINIALPRVRDFRGVSAKSFDGRGNYSMGVREQIIFPEIDFDKVDRVRGLDITVTTSAGTDAEGRALLAAFNFPFRK